Proteins from a genomic interval of Rhizobium rhododendri:
- a CDS encoding tyrosine-type recombinase/integrase, with protein sequence MSVRRRRVAALTPQTVIGYVERHALDGSADSGKAMCVVVRAFLRYLHLKGFISMPLAGCVPSIRRWRLAGLPTFLPPEKVQKVLDACDRTTAMGRRDYAVLMILAKLGLRASEVSNLNLDDIDWQSGTILVHGKGRRQATMPLRQDVGAAIVAYIQHGRPAPGMSTTFPTNTRPARGFYIWLRHHVDRQASTRTGRH encoded by the coding sequence GTGTCCGTTAGGCGTAGACGGGTTGCAGCGCTCACCCCGCAGACCGTGATCGGTTATGTCGAGCGACATGCGCTCGATGGTTCCGCCGACAGTGGCAAAGCCATGTGCGTGGTTGTGCGTGCCTTCCTGCGCTATTTGCATCTGAAGGGTTTCATCTCGATGCCGCTCGCTGGCTGTGTGCCGTCCATCCGCCGCTGGCGACTTGCCGGCCTTCCAACATTTCTCCCGCCCGAGAAAGTCCAGAAGGTTCTCGATGCCTGTGATCGGACGACGGCAATGGGTCGTCGGGACTACGCAGTTCTGATGATCCTCGCCAAGCTCGGTTTGCGCGCCAGCGAAGTTTCCAACCTCAATCTTGACGATATCGACTGGCAGTCGGGCACGATCCTCGTACACGGAAAGGGACGACGCCAAGCGACTATGCCGCTGCGTCAAGACGTCGGAGCAGCGATCGTCGCTTATATCCAGCATGGGCGCCCAGCCCCCGGCATGTCGACGACTTTTCCTACGAACACTCGCCCCGCACGTGGGTTTTACATCTGGCTGCGCCATCACGTGGATCGCCAAGCAAGCACTCGAACAGGCCGACATTGA
- a CDS encoding lipopolysaccharide biosynthesis protein, which produces MKIESGEQEISYKHLTTGRSKAAIRGVVWSSISNFVPTILGFCVFIASSRVLTTREFGIVAFSTVVVTVFTAFCPFGLGEALVREKNLKTIHLDTIFWFVVLFGLSIYAVLYANSNYIAYQFGDDESSSTIRVIGLRVIFDSLGLVPNALLSRSMSFRSIAIRGIVSSSCAAALCILLLYLRMGYWALVASQVLSAAVISLGAWSASGWRPRLRFSLRSVRDLLKYGAWASANFMISIISLDQLFIGSFIGSSQYGLYGFARRIFQLATGLMTGAINAVSYSLLSSLQEEKAKLKDATLLAIFAASLVAFPAFCGLALVARYLIPTLFGDKWLPALPILQALCVVAIVLSIDSIQSSLIRSQGKVRFWIAYQAMDQILSIIIVVSIHSYGAPLIAQSLAFKSVMIFPFSIWLTLDTLQCSLSSYLRQMIPATCGTTLMALVVLIVNRFATFSTLEVGLLAVSLGGIVYITAVLLIAGPKLRQLY; this is translated from the coding sequence ATGAAGATTGAATCGGGCGAACAGGAAATCAGCTACAAACATTTAACAACTGGTCGATCAAAAGCAGCAATCAGGGGAGTCGTTTGGTCATCTATTAGCAATTTTGTCCCTACAATTCTTGGTTTTTGTGTTTTTATTGCTAGCTCAAGAGTATTAACAACGCGAGAATTTGGAATTGTAGCATTTTCGACAGTAGTGGTTACCGTCTTCACCGCGTTTTGCCCGTTTGGACTAGGGGAAGCTTTGGTTCGTGAAAAAAATTTGAAGACAATCCATTTAGATACAATTTTCTGGTTTGTAGTTCTATTTGGTCTCTCAATTTACGCGGTTCTCTATGCAAACTCTAATTATATAGCATATCAGTTTGGCGACGATGAATCCTCATCTACTATTCGGGTTATTGGTCTTAGGGTTATTTTTGACTCTTTGGGCCTTGTACCAAACGCACTCTTGTCGAGATCTATGTCGTTCAGAAGTATTGCAATAAGGGGAATTGTTTCGTCTTCATGCGCTGCTGCGCTTTGCATTTTGCTTTTGTACTTGCGCATGGGATACTGGGCTCTTGTCGCTTCACAAGTATTATCGGCTGCGGTTATTTCTCTAGGGGCGTGGTCTGCCAGCGGATGGAGACCGCGGTTGCGGTTTTCATTACGCTCTGTGCGTGATCTTTTGAAATATGGTGCGTGGGCCTCAGCAAACTTTATGATTTCTATTATAAGCTTAGACCAATTATTCATTGGATCATTTATTGGATCCTCACAATATGGGTTGTACGGTTTTGCTCGTCGAATATTTCAGCTAGCGACAGGTTTGATGACGGGTGCAATTAATGCAGTATCTTACTCGCTACTTTCGAGCCTTCAGGAGGAAAAGGCGAAGCTCAAAGATGCTACATTACTTGCCATTTTTGCAGCTTCTCTTGTCGCATTTCCGGCCTTCTGCGGCCTTGCACTAGTTGCGCGTTACCTGATCCCCACGCTCTTTGGCGATAAATGGCTGCCTGCGCTACCAATATTACAGGCTTTATGCGTTGTTGCCATCGTCTTATCTATAGATTCAATACAGTCTTCGCTAATCCGAAGTCAAGGTAAGGTACGATTTTGGATCGCTTATCAGGCTATGGATCAAATCCTTTCAATTATAATAGTCGTTTCCATACATTCTTACGGGGCGCCCCTTATTGCGCAGTCTTTGGCGTTTAAATCGGTTATGATTTTTCCTTTCTCAATATGGCTTACATTAGATACTTTGCAATGCAGCCTTTCTTCCTACCTAAGGCAAATGATACCGGCCACGTGTGGGACTACGTTAATGGCTTTGGTGGTTCTAATTGTAAATAGATTCGCGACGTTTTCGACGTTGGAGGTTGGATTGTTGGCGGTCAGTTTGGGTGGCATCGTATATATTACGGCTGTACTTCTGATAGCTGGGCCCAAACTTAGGCAGCTTTATTAG
- the tnpB gene encoding transposase codes for MRYKRLERGYFPWPTAKEGVAHLTQAQLSMLVEGIDWRRPAWTSAPGRVG; via the coding sequence GTGAGGTACAAGAGGTTGGAGCGCGGATATTTTCCCTGGCCAACGGCAAAGGAGGGGGTTGCGCACCTGACGCAGGCTCAGTTGTCGATGCTCGTTGAAGGGATCGACTGGCGTCGACCAGCATGGACTTCCGCTCCCGGCCGGGTGGGCTGA
- the mnmA gene encoding tRNA 2-thiouridine(34) synthase MnmA gives MNSLDFDKRPEDTRIVVAMSGGVDSSVVAGILKRQGYDVLGITLQLYDHGAAVHRAGSCCAGQDIDDARRVCETIGIPHYVLDYEQRFRDTVINPFMESYVAGETPIPCVSCNQTVKFADLLATARELGADALATGHYIRSRPNPSAANPGRRALYRPADADRDQSYFLFATTQEQIDYLRFPLGGLPKADTRALAEEMGLVVAKKADSQDICFVPQGKYSDIITKLKPNAALAGEIVHLDGRVLGSHEGILHYTIGQRRGIGVATGEPLYVVFLDARSRRVIVGPREALETHRVHLRDVNWLGDEALEVAAAGEGFACYAKVRSTRQPTPAVLHVNASGIYVDLTIGEAGVAPGQACALYSAPGDNARVYGGGFIERSEREPSAEASLAALLRPAFAA, from the coding sequence GTGAATTCACTCGATTTCGACAAGCGTCCGGAAGATACCCGCATCGTCGTTGCCATGTCCGGCGGCGTCGACAGCTCTGTGGTGGCCGGCATCCTAAAGCGCCAGGGCTACGACGTGCTCGGCATCACGCTGCAGCTCTACGACCACGGTGCCGCCGTGCATCGTGCCGGTTCCTGCTGTGCCGGACAGGATATCGACGACGCGCGCCGGGTTTGCGAGACGATCGGCATTCCCCATTACGTGCTCGACTACGAGCAGCGCTTTCGCGACACCGTGATCAATCCATTCATGGAAAGCTATGTGGCCGGTGAAACGCCGATCCCTTGCGTCTCCTGCAATCAGACGGTCAAGTTTGCCGATCTGCTGGCAACAGCAAGGGAGCTCGGCGCCGACGCGCTGGCCACCGGCCATTACATCCGCTCGCGTCCGAACCCCTCTGCCGCCAATCCCGGGCGCCGGGCGCTCTACCGGCCTGCCGACGCAGATCGCGACCAGAGCTATTTCCTGTTTGCGACCACGCAGGAGCAGATCGATTACTTGCGCTTTCCGCTCGGCGGCCTGCCGAAGGCCGACACCCGGGCTCTGGCCGAGGAGATGGGGCTTGTCGTTGCCAAGAAGGCCGACAGCCAGGACATATGCTTCGTGCCGCAGGGCAAGTATTCCGACATCATCACGAAGCTGAAGCCGAATGCTGCGCTCGCTGGCGAGATCGTTCATCTCGACGGACGCGTGCTGGGCAGCCACGAGGGCATTCTGCACTACACGATCGGCCAGCGGCGCGGTATCGGCGTTGCCACTGGCGAACCGCTCTATGTAGTTTTCCTCGACGCCCGCTCGCGCCGCGTTATCGTTGGCCCCAGAGAAGCGTTGGAGACGCACCGCGTTCACCTGCGCGATGTCAACTGGCTCGGCGACGAGGCGCTGGAAGTGGCCGCTGCGGGCGAGGGGTTCGCCTGCTACGCGAAGGTTCGCTCCACCCGCCAGCCGACGCCAGCCGTGCTGCACGTCAACGCGTCGGGCATCTATGTCGATCTCACGATCGGCGAGGCCGGCGTTGCTCCTGGACAGGCCTGCGCGCTCTATTCCGCACCGGGCGACAACGCACGGGTCTACGGCGGCGGCTTTATCGAACGATCTGAACGGGAGCCATCGGCCGAGGCGTCACTCGCAGCCCTATTGCGCCCGGCCTTCGCCGCCTGA
- the tnpC gene encoding IS66 family transposase has product METMPLNSQDELSALRALVAEQAAKLEQREAEVGKRDSIISLLRAQLELLRHRQHGASSEKIDRKIEQFELMLEEIEASRAEAEARAGKTPLPVSDEVPSKPKRKPLPDGLPTEELVYPAPCNCPTCGGTSFLKAADKVVQVMEHVPASVKIVRHVEKRMICKGCDTTVAGIMPTLPIERGKPGPGLLAHIMVAKFDDHIPLYRLSEMYDRLGIDISRSVMADWVGRVSALLSPLISLIKAHVAAVDRIHSDDTPVDVLDPGRGKTKTGRVWVYVFDGRGYQDPNPGAIAYYYSPDRKGTHPADHLATFSGVMHADGYGGYKKLYGNQIIEAACMAHVRRKFHDVIKLKPSPIADEALSRIGALYDIEHRIRGMPPDERRALRQEHANPILNDLKLWIEATLSTIPQKQKLAEAMRYALSRWAALRVYIDDGRVEIDNNIAERAMRPLGIGRKNWLFAGSDKGGERIANILTIIETVKLHGHNPEIYLTDVLTRIQDHPKDRLEELLPWNWTPVETQQGAIHQA; this is encoded by the coding sequence ATGGAAACAATGCCGCTGAACAGTCAGGATGAGTTGTCTGCATTGCGCGCGCTCGTCGCTGAGCAAGCGGCGAAACTTGAGCAGCGCGAAGCTGAGGTCGGCAAGCGCGACTCCATCATTAGCCTTTTGCGGGCGCAGCTGGAGCTTCTCCGCCACCGGCAGCATGGCGCTTCCTCGGAAAAGATTGATCGGAAGATCGAGCAATTCGAGCTGATGTTGGAGGAGATCGAGGCCTCCCGCGCCGAGGCTGAGGCCCGCGCTGGGAAGACGCCTTTACCGGTCTCGGACGAGGTACCGAGTAAGCCGAAGCGCAAACCGCTACCCGATGGCCTTCCAACCGAAGAGTTGGTCTATCCGGCCCCCTGCAATTGCCCCACCTGTGGTGGCACATCGTTCCTGAAGGCCGCCGACAAGGTGGTCCAGGTAATGGAGCACGTACCGGCGTCTGTGAAGATTGTTCGCCACGTCGAAAAGCGCATGATTTGCAAGGGCTGCGATACGACGGTAGCAGGTATTATGCCGACCTTGCCGATTGAGCGAGGTAAGCCCGGACCGGGGTTGCTCGCCCATATCATGGTGGCCAAGTTCGACGATCATATTCCGCTTTACCGTCTATCCGAGATGTATGACCGTCTGGGGATAGACATCTCCCGATCCGTCATGGCGGACTGGGTAGGTCGTGTGTCCGCTCTGCTTTCGCCTCTCATCTCACTGATCAAAGCCCATGTCGCCGCGGTCGACCGGATACATTCGGACGATACTCCGGTCGATGTTCTCGACCCTGGCCGAGGCAAGACAAAAACCGGCAGGGTATGGGTCTATGTCTTCGATGGCCGCGGCTATCAAGACCCGAACCCTGGGGCAATCGCCTATTACTACAGCCCCGACCGTAAGGGCACGCATCCGGCCGACCATCTCGCCACCTTCAGCGGCGTTATGCATGCGGATGGCTATGGTGGCTACAAGAAGCTTTACGGCAACCAAATTATCGAGGCGGCCTGCATGGCGCACGTGCGTCGCAAGTTCCACGACGTCATCAAGCTCAAACCTTCACCGATCGCCGACGAGGCGCTGTCGCGCATCGGCGCGCTCTACGATATCGAGCATCGCATTCGTGGCATGCCTCCTGACGAGCGACGCGCATTGCGCCAGGAACATGCCAACCCCATTCTGAATGACCTGAAGCTTTGGATCGAGGCTACGCTCTCGACGATACCGCAGAAACAGAAGCTGGCTGAAGCGATGCGATACGCGCTGTCACGGTGGGCTGCATTGCGCGTCTACATCGATGATGGTCGCGTTGAGATCGACAACAATATAGCTGAGCGCGCCATGCGTCCGCTTGGAATTGGCAGGAAAAATTGGTTATTCGCCGGCTCGGATAAGGGCGGCGAGCGCATCGCCAATATCCTCACGATTATCGAAACGGTCAAGCTCCATGGCCACAATCCCGAGATCTATCTGACCGACGTCCTCACCCGGATCCAGGATCACCCCAAGGATCGCCTTGAGGAATTGCTGCCATGGAACTGGACGCCGGTAGAAACCCAGCAAGGCGCCATCCACCAAGCCTAA
- a CDS encoding IS110 family transposase — MQYYVGLDVSLKSTHICVMDQDRRVVWRGSADTQPSMISERLKRWNDHLVKVGLETGSLTPWLYHELKDLGFPIICMDARRAADALKARPEKTDKADAQALAEMLASGWYSAVHVKTMESHRLKALLGAREHLVNVKRQLYGQVRGLLRPFGIKISARAGGKRFDEEVRSSCNRHDALYIGIAALLDTLAWVEVELAGLDKKVRQITAASKPYWHLMSVPGVGPLSSLAFVATVEDPRRFGKSRSIGSYVGLTPKRYQSGDRDVTGSISKQGGDMLRHYLYEAAGCLPTTVPRRRPCEAGG, encoded by the coding sequence ATGCAATATTACGTTGGATTGGACGTCAGCCTCAAGAGCACACACATTTGCGTTATGGATCAAGATCGCCGAGTGGTGTGGCGCGGGAGCGCGGATACGCAGCCGTCGATGATTTCCGAGCGACTGAAGAGATGGAACGACCATCTGGTGAAGGTCGGGCTTGAGACAGGGTCGCTAACGCCCTGGCTCTACCATGAACTGAAGGATCTTGGCTTTCCTATCATCTGCATGGATGCGCGGCGGGCGGCCGATGCCCTGAAGGCGCGGCCTGAGAAGACTGACAAGGCGGACGCGCAGGCACTTGCCGAGATGTTGGCGAGCGGCTGGTATTCTGCGGTACATGTGAAGACCATGGAAAGTCATCGGCTAAAGGCTTTGTTGGGCGCGCGTGAGCACCTCGTCAACGTCAAGCGCCAGCTTTATGGACAAGTTCGTGGGCTGCTGCGGCCGTTCGGCATCAAGATTTCGGCTCGAGCCGGAGGTAAACGGTTCGATGAGGAGGTGCGATCTTCCTGCAACCGACATGATGCTCTTTATATCGGGATTGCGGCACTTCTTGATACGCTTGCATGGGTTGAGGTGGAATTGGCCGGCCTGGATAAGAAGGTGCGGCAAATAACGGCCGCATCGAAGCCGTACTGGCATCTGATGTCGGTGCCTGGCGTCGGACCGCTGAGCTCCCTAGCCTTCGTGGCGACGGTGGAGGATCCGCGACGTTTTGGAAAAAGCCGATCCATCGGTTCTTACGTTGGCCTGACACCAAAAAGGTACCAGTCGGGCGATCGAGATGTGACAGGCTCGATCTCCAAACAGGGCGGCGATATGTTGCGGCACTATCTATATGAGGCAGCGGGTTGTCTCCCGACAACGGTGCCGCGCCGTCGACCTTGCGAAGCTGGGGGTTGA
- a CDS encoding DUF5372 family protein, whose product MRVTHPFHPLFPRQLPCVGKRYNRHGERLLLQTEDATVWSVPPQWTDLVSLDPEVVMSNGRSLLRVVDLMELATLVKRLSSKLGPR is encoded by the coding sequence GTGCGGGTTACACATCCGTTTCATCCTTTATTCCCACGACAATTGCCGTGCGTCGGCAAGCGCTACAACCGGCATGGTGAACGCCTTTTGCTGCAGACCGAGGACGCCACTGTTTGGTCGGTTCCTCCGCAATGGACTGATCTTGTAAGCTTGGATCCTGAGGTCGTCATGAGCAACGGACGATCGCTCTTGCGGGTGGTCGACTTAATGGAGTTGGCCACTCTGGTGAAGCGCCTTTCGAGCAAATTGGGGCCGCGCTGA
- a CDS encoding recombinase family protein yields the protein MGSGADSNSKHPARAALPIVNCLAAARRAQRRCSRPCDNRNEHQRSEITMNVHLKVQPHHLERGAYLYIRQSSMRQVVENVESARRQYALRGRAVALGWRDEQVIVIDNDQGESGASAAWREGFQRLVSDVGMGHAGIVMGLEVSRLARNNADWQRLLEICALADTLILDEDGVYDPASFNDRLLLGLKGTMSEAELHVIKARLRGGILNKVRRGEFRCLLPTGLVYDHFGNVTLDPDTQVRETIIHFFEMFSRLGSASQTVKVFRNEGLLFPSRLHNGGTLFRPLTASTAMRVLNNPRYAGAYTYGRRQFRRTIDGKKTLRARDIDDWPACIPDAHPGYISWERHQENLKILKANGCGFEAARASIPREGPALLQGRAVCGQCGSHLRVRYAARRGRQEAWYICNRARIYRGEPMCQSIAGPPVDEAIGMLIAEQMTPAAVELALEVRKEIQARHEEADRLRCRAIERAQTEAELAQRRFMLVDPSNRLVADTLEGEWNEKLRTLASAREERERGREHDQFILDKAVHERLVAMTADFNQLWKDPDTPCRERKRLLAHIIEDVTLLKLPAEGTTKLHVRFKGGKIQTLTTMNPKSSPQQIKTKLSIIELVDRLLDDYIYPEIAQVEPHVAAARTPALFPDGPIMPPPRRRSMPTVTFHQGQRRPSSSGHFATRSRPRPTPGTSQVPAQSAFPQPSSPEGTWRAC from the coding sequence ATGGGCTCAGGCGCTGACAGCAACAGCAAGCACCCCGCGAGAGCAGCTTTACCCATCGTCAATTGCTTGGCCGCTGCACGGCGGGCACAGCGCCGTTGTTCACGTCCTTGCGACAATCGCAATGAGCATCAACGATCGGAGATCACCATGAATGTACACCTCAAAGTCCAGCCTCATCACCTCGAACGCGGCGCCTACCTGTACATCCGCCAGTCTTCAATGCGGCAAGTCGTTGAGAACGTCGAGAGCGCCAGGCGGCAATATGCGCTTCGGGGACGCGCTGTCGCCCTCGGCTGGCGCGACGAGCAGGTTATCGTCATCGACAACGATCAAGGAGAGTCCGGTGCATCGGCGGCGTGGCGCGAAGGGTTTCAGCGGCTGGTCAGCGATGTCGGCATGGGGCATGCCGGGATCGTCATGGGCCTGGAAGTCTCCCGTCTGGCGCGCAACAATGCCGACTGGCAACGTCTGTTGGAGATCTGCGCCCTTGCCGACACCCTGATCCTCGACGAGGACGGCGTCTATGATCCGGCAAGTTTCAACGACCGGCTCCTGCTCGGCCTGAAGGGAACAATGAGTGAGGCCGAGCTGCATGTGATCAAAGCCCGGCTACGCGGCGGCATTCTCAATAAGGTGCGGCGCGGCGAGTTTCGTTGCCTCCTGCCGACCGGGCTGGTCTATGACCATTTCGGCAATGTGACTCTTGATCCAGACACGCAAGTCAGAGAAACGATCATTCATTTCTTTGAGATGTTCTCTCGCCTCGGGTCCGCCTCCCAGACCGTCAAGGTCTTTCGCAATGAGGGACTATTGTTTCCATCGCGCCTACACAACGGCGGCACGCTGTTTCGGCCGCTGACCGCATCGACGGCGATGCGTGTCCTGAACAATCCGCGCTACGCTGGCGCCTATACCTATGGCCGACGACAGTTTCGACGCACCATCGACGGCAAAAAGACTCTGCGTGCGCGCGACATTGATGACTGGCCGGCCTGCATTCCCGATGCTCATCCCGGCTATATCAGCTGGGAGCGACATCAGGAGAATCTGAAGATCCTCAAGGCGAATGGCTGTGGATTTGAAGCGGCACGAGCTTCAATCCCAAGGGAGGGACCGGCACTGCTGCAAGGCCGAGCCGTGTGTGGGCAGTGCGGCAGCCATCTTAGGGTTCGCTATGCGGCGCGGCGTGGCCGGCAGGAAGCCTGGTACATTTGCAATCGTGCCCGTATTTATCGTGGGGAGCCTATGTGTCAGTCGATCGCCGGGCCTCCCGTCGATGAAGCCATCGGTATGCTGATTGCCGAGCAGATGACGCCGGCGGCCGTCGAGCTCGCTCTCGAAGTCCGCAAGGAGATCCAAGCCCGCCATGAAGAAGCAGACCGGCTGCGCTGTCGCGCCATCGAACGCGCCCAAACGGAAGCCGAGCTCGCTCAGCGCCGCTTCATGCTTGTCGATCCTAGTAACCGCCTCGTCGCCGACACGCTCGAAGGTGAATGGAACGAGAAGCTTCGCACGCTGGCCAGTGCCCGCGAAGAACGCGAACGTGGTCGAGAGCACGATCAATTCATCCTTGATAAAGCTGTCCACGAACGGTTAGTCGCGATGACGGCCGACTTCAACCAGCTCTGGAAGGATCCGGATACCCCATGCCGCGAACGCAAGCGATTGCTGGCCCACATCATTGAGGATGTTACTCTCCTAAAGTTGCCAGCGGAAGGAACCACCAAGCTTCACGTTCGCTTCAAGGGCGGCAAAATCCAGACGCTTACCACCATGAACCCAAAATCCTCTCCTCAGCAGATCAAGACAAAGCTCAGTATCATTGAGCTGGTCGATAGGCTTCTCGACGATTACATTTATCCCGAGATCGCCCAGGTGGAACCGCACGTCGCGGCTGCCAGGACGCCCGCTTTATTTCCGGACGGCCCGATCATGCCGCCTCCACGCAGACGATCAATGCCGACAGTAACCTTCCATCAAGGTCAGCGGAGACCTTCAAGCTCCGGCCATTTCGCAACAAGATCTCGACCGCGACCGACGCCGGGAACGTCACAGGTGCCTGCTCAGAGCGCATTTCCTCAACCATCTTCACCGGAAGGAACGTGGCGGGCGTGCTGA
- a CDS encoding helix-turn-helix domain-containing protein, which translates to MSAKYDSKRTKTDVLIEEGTFNPTPEKVRDPKFRGSEFFDPHDAVQVKYEMLRRVSIDKVSVTEASDEYGVSRPTYYQAKVNFDMAGIAGLVPTKPGPRRPHKIDDKVLAFLQAQLGPGEPVRARELAKLLRQELDIELHPRSIERVLKKSSR; encoded by the coding sequence ATGTCTGCGAAGTACGACAGCAAGCGCACAAAGACGGATGTCCTCATCGAAGAGGGCACGTTCAATCCCACCCCCGAGAAGGTGCGCGATCCAAAATTTCGGGGCAGCGAGTTCTTCGATCCGCACGACGCCGTGCAGGTCAAATACGAGATGCTGCGTCGCGTCTCCATCGACAAGGTTTCGGTGACGGAGGCCTCCGACGAGTACGGTGTTTCCAGGCCAACCTACTACCAGGCCAAGGTGAACTTCGACATGGCCGGGATTGCGGGATTGGTGCCGACAAAGCCGGGCCCCCGCCGTCCCCACAAGATCGACGACAAAGTCCTGGCATTTCTGCAGGCGCAGCTTGGCCCAGGAGAACCCGTTCGCGCCCGGGAACTGGCCAAGCTGCTCCGCCAGGAACTCGATATCGAGCTTCATCCCAGATCGATCGAGCGGGTTCTAAAAAAAAGCAGCAGGTAA
- a CDS encoding mechanosensitive ion channel family protein, with amino-acid sequence MKEFLAKVDDQLNWLPGWVVGFVLIIAAILSGLVVHKLLFNMLTRLVATWDLFWRSLISRTERPARFAIVVAALAFAVSVAPLTEVQASLLRHVLLICFIAQVAWMSKSALHIWMIVYLRRFKLDAEDNLLARKHVTQSKIMQRIGDLMIVIVAIAAALMTFEPVRQYGVSLLASAGVAGIVLGLALQPVLKNLFAGIQLAITQPIRIDDALLVEGEWGNVEEITSTYVVVKLWDWRRMILPLSYFMEKPFQNWTRESSSLIGTVMIYLDYSVPVAALRAKVEEIAAASALWDRRVVNVAVTDFREAVLEVRILVSASSAGRTFDLRCEVREKLIEFIQSEYPKALPQLRMDMRDLVPREPNQSRPAA; translated from the coding sequence ATGAAGGAATTTCTGGCAAAAGTTGACGATCAATTGAACTGGCTGCCCGGCTGGGTCGTCGGCTTCGTGCTGATCATTGCGGCGATCCTGTCTGGCCTCGTGGTCCACAAGCTTCTTTTTAACATGCTCACGCGGCTGGTTGCCACCTGGGATCTGTTCTGGCGGTCGTTGATCTCGCGCACGGAACGGCCGGCGCGTTTTGCCATCGTCGTCGCTGCGCTTGCTTTCGCGGTCTCGGTTGCGCCGTTGACCGAGGTGCAGGCGTCTTTGTTGCGGCACGTCCTGCTCATCTGCTTCATCGCGCAGGTGGCCTGGATGAGCAAGTCGGCCCTGCACATCTGGATGATCGTCTACCTTCGGCGTTTCAAGCTCGATGCGGAGGACAACCTGCTTGCCCGCAAGCATGTGACGCAATCGAAGATCATGCAGCGCATCGGCGATCTCATGATCGTCATCGTGGCGATCGCCGCAGCGCTGATGACGTTTGAGCCGGTGCGTCAATACGGCGTCAGCCTGCTTGCCTCGGCCGGTGTCGCCGGCATCGTCCTCGGTCTTGCCCTCCAGCCGGTCCTGAAGAACCTGTTTGCCGGCATACAGCTTGCGATCACCCAGCCGATCCGCATCGACGACGCGTTACTTGTTGAGGGCGAGTGGGGCAACGTCGAGGAAATCACCTCGACCTATGTCGTGGTCAAGCTCTGGGACTGGCGCCGAATGATCCTGCCGCTCAGCTATTTCATGGAGAAGCCGTTCCAGAACTGGACACGTGAGAGCTCGTCGCTGATCGGCACTGTCATGATCTATCTCGATTACAGCGTGCCGGTGGCGGCCTTGCGCGCAAAGGTCGAGGAGATAGCGGCGGCATCCGCCCTGTGGGACCGCCGCGTGGTCAATGTTGCCGTCACGGATTTTCGCGAGGCCGTGCTCGAAGTCCGCATTCTGGTGTCTGCATCGAGCGCCGGCCGGACATTCGATCTTCGTTGCGAGGTCCGTGAAAAACTGATCGAGTTCATTCAGTCGGAGTACCCGAAGGCACTGCCGCAGTTGCGCATGGACATGCGCGACCTGGTGCCGCGCGAGCCGAACCAGTCGAGGCCTGCGGCTTAG
- a CDS encoding tyrosine-type recombinase/integrase, which produces MGFTSGCAITWIAKQALEQADIEGYAHHGAHLFRHSLATDLLRSGASFAEIGQLLRHRSIDSTRIYAELDIEKLRELSLPWPGGVQ; this is translated from the coding sequence GTGGGTTTTACATCTGGCTGCGCCATCACGTGGATCGCCAAGCAAGCACTCGAACAGGCCGACATTGAAGGCTATGCGCATCACGGCGCCCATCTTTTCCGCCACAGCCTTGCGACTGACCTTTTGCGATCGGGCGCCAGCTTTGCCGAGATCGGCCAACTGCTCCGCCATCGAAGCATCGACAGTACAAGAATCTATGCCGAGCTCGATATTGAGAAGCTGCGTGAACTGAGCCTACCCTGGCCGGGAGGTGTCCAATGA